A single region of the Ctenopharyngodon idella isolate HZGC_01 chromosome 21, HZGC01, whole genome shotgun sequence genome encodes:
- the nefma gene encoding neurofilament, medium polypeptide a, with translation MSYPIDTIGSPYRRVMDTRTSYSSPSSGFRSQTWSRASPSSSSYKRTFNVPVARAYGSTVLSSTDSLDFAQTSIHNGDYKRANEKEQLQGLNDRFAGYIDKVHFLEQQNKQIEAEIQALRQKQVSQSQLGELYDQELQELRSMLEQIHHEKAQIQMDTDHIEVDIQRLRDRFDEEARIREETEAIVRALKKDMGDSALVKAELEKKVQSLQDEIAFIRNNHQEELSDLLAQVQASQITVEKRDYQKADITEALREIRSQLEGHSTQNLQQVEDWFMCRYSKLTEAAEQNKTAIKSARDEIADYRRQLQSKTIELESVRGTKESLERQLNDIEDRHNNDISSLQETIHQLENELKSTKWEMARHLREYQDLLNVKMALDIEIAAYRKLLEGEESHFSTFPYRQTVTKGPKVKSEPPKLKVQHKFVEEIIEETRVEDEKSEMDEALAEMAEEMSAAKVEDEGEGEAEGEEGGDEEGEKEEEGKGEEEEKGEEEVAASTQVKVASGAPAEGEEEGEKEGGDEEQEEEAGKGDEEEEKGEEGEEDKKEDDAEDEAEETKSPKAKASPESEKAEEKQASGGEEEEGDEKDEADAGSDKGSTDEKEAEAKEQPKKAETETAKEDKKGKEEKEEPKTEKEKASVTETKTETPKPESPKSESPKSESPKETPKTEAPKKEAPISESPKKEEPKAEPPKKDAPKSEPAKAETKEDSSKPADEKKSEPEKKPEDKKKEATVNGDTGKKDEKKDSDKKEVISNGVDESPTKDESSQRVVITKTVETITTDEGGVTQVTKTVTVTEKGDEGGETVSKTVEKAVKATEAD, from the exons ATGAGTTATCCGATAGACACTATAGGAAGCCCCTACCGGAGGGTGATGGATACCAGGACGAGCTATTCGAGCCCCTCCAGCGGGTTTCGCTCCCAGACCTGGTCGAGGGCAAGCCCGAGTTCTTCTTCATACAAGAGGACCTTCAACGTCCCGGTGGCGCGAGCTTACGGCTCAACAGTTCTGAGCTCCACCGACAGCCTTGATTTCGCTCAGACCTCCATCCACAATGGAGACTACAAGCGCGCCAATGAGAAGGAACAACTCCAGGGACTCAACGACCGCTTCGCGGGCTACATCGACAAGGTGCACTTTCTGGAGCAGCAGAACAAGCAGATCGAGGCGGAGATCCAGGCACTGCGGCAGAAGCAGGTGTCGCAGTCTCAGCTGGGCGAACTTTACGACCAAGAGCTGCAGGAGTTGCGCTCCATGCTGGAGCAGATCCACCATGAGAAGGCGCAGATCCAAATGGACACCGACCACATTGAAGTAGACATCCAGCGCCTGAGGGACCGCTTCGACGAGGAAGCCCGCATCAGGGAAGAGACGGAAGCGATCGTCCGTGCCCTGAAGAAGGACATGGGTGACTCAGCACTCGTCAAAGCAGAGTTGGAGAAGAAAGTGCAGTCCCTGCAGGACGAGATCGCGTTTATCCGCAACAACCACCAAGAGGAGCTCAGCGATCTGTTAGCGCAGGTGCAGGCGTCGCAGATCACCGTGGAGAAGAGGGACTACCAGAAGGCGGATATCACCGAAGCGCTGCGCGAGATTCGCTCGCAGCTGGAGGGCCACTCAACGCAAAACCTCCAGCAGGTGGAAGACTGGTTCATGTGCCGCTACTCGAAACTCACGGAGGCCGCTGAGCAAAATAAAACCGCCATCAAATCCGCACGGGACGAGATCGCAGACTATCGCCGCCAGTTACAGTCCAAAACCATCGAGCTGGAGTCTGTCCGAGGAACCAAAGAGTCTCTGGAGAGGCAGCTGAACGACATAGAGGACCGACACAACAATGACATTTCCAGCCTTCAG GAAACCATCCACCAGCTGGAAAATGAACTCAAGAGCACGAAATGGGAGATGGCAAGGCATCTTCGTGAATACCAGGACCTGCTGAATGTCAAAATGGCACTAGATATAGAGATTGCAGCGTACAG AAAACTTCTTGAAGGAGAGGAGAGCCACTTTAGCACTTTCCCATATCGCCAGACCGTCACCAAAGGCCCCAAGGTCAAAAGTGAGCCTCCTAAACTTAAAGTGCAACACAAGTTTGTGGAGGAGATCATCGAGGAGACGAGGGTGGAGGATGAGAAATCTGAGATGGATGAGGCTTTGGCTGAGATGGCAGAGGAAATGTCAGCTGCCAAAGTGGAAGATGAAGGAGAGGGAGAGGCTGAGGGTGAAGAAGGTGGTGATGAGGAAGGAGAGAAAGAAGAGGAAGGTAAAGGTGAGGAGGAAGAAAAGGGAGAGGAGGAAGTGGCCGCCTCAACCCAAGTCAAAGTAGCCTCCGGAGCCCCTGCTGAGGGTGAAgaggagggagagaaagagggaggtgatgaagaacaagaagaagaagctgGAAAGGGTGATGAGGAAGAAGAGAAAGGAGAGGAGGGTGAAGAGGACAAGAAAGAGGACGATGCAGAGGATGAAGCAGAAGAAACGAAATCACCCAAAGCAAAGGCCTCTCCTGAGAGTGAGAAAGCAGAAGAGAAGCAGGCCAGcggaggagaagaagaagagggtGATGAGAAAGATGAGGCAGATGCAGGTAGCGACAAAGGATCAACAGATGAAAAAGAAGCCGAAGCAAAGGAGCAGCCTAAAAAAGCAGAAACAGAAACAGCAAAGGAAGACAAGAAGGGAAAAGAGGAGAAGGAAGAGcccaaaactgaaaaagaaaaggcaTCTGTGACAGAAACCAAGACGGAGACACCTAAACCAGAATCTCCAAAGAGTGAGAGTCCAAAGAGCGAAAGCCCGAAGGAGACACCTAAGACAGAGGCTCCAAAAAAGGAAGCCCCCATAAGTGAGAGTCCTAAGAAAGAGGAACCTAAGGCAGAACCACCCAAGAAAGATGCCCCAAAGTCAGAACCAGCGAAAGCCGAAACTAAAGAAGATTCCTCAAAGCCAGCAGATGAGAAAAAGAGTGAACCAGAGAAAAAGCCTGAAGATAAAAAGAAAGAGGCAACCGTGAACGGAGACACGGGCAAGAAAGATGAGAAGAAAGACTCCGATAAGAAGGAGGTGATCTCCAACGGAGTGGATGAGAGCCCAACCAAAGATGAATCGAGCCAGAGGGTGGTCATCACCAAGACAGTGGAGACCATCACAACTGATGAAGGCGGAGTCACACAAGTTACAAAAACTGTTACCGTCACTGAGAAAGGAGATGAGGGGGGGGAAACCGTCTCCAAAACTGTGGAGAAGGCCGTGAAGGCCACCGAAGCAGATTAG